A window of Equus przewalskii isolate Varuska chromosome 16, EquPr2, whole genome shotgun sequence contains these coding sequences:
- the SETDB2 gene encoding histone-lysine N-methyltransferase SETDB2 isoform X6, translated as MEKRNCALCPKDLECSVMYFARSENIAAHENCLLYSSALVECEDHDSHNADRNFDVKSVKKEIKRGSKLRCKFCGKKGATVGCEVQACLKNYHFFCAKNDNAVLQTDGSQGIYKLFCQVHAPLINTQNADFSGVKRKRGRKRRLPEGIYIQPSEAETFTRLIKQMNEDGRQTDATVKVDFLKKCKEAGLLDDFFEEILDKLHLIQERLMDETTSESEYKEIGTSLLDCRLFEDAFMSFQTEIENKIHQSEERRQQLKEEIELLQDLKQSLSSLQENRSSSTSLSSLSP; from the exons atggaaaaaaggaaCTGTGCACTCTGCCCCAAAGACCTCGAGTGTAGTGTCATGTATTTTGCACGATCAGAGAATATAGCTGCGCATGAAAATTGTTTG CTATATTCTTCAGCACTTGTGGAATGTGAGGATCATGATTCACATAATGCTGATAGAAATTTTGATGTGAAAtcagtaaagaaagaaatcaagagaggAAGCAAGTTG AGATGCAAATTTTGTGGTAAAAAAGGAGCCACCGTGGGATGTGAAGTACAAGCGTGTTTAAAGAATTACCACTTTTTCTGTGCCAAGAATGACAACGCAGTTCTACAAACTGATGGATCTCAAGGAATttataa ACTTTTTTGCCAAGTACATGCTCCATTGATCAACACTCAAAATG CTGATTTTTcaggagtgaaaagaaaaagaggaaggaagagacgTCTCCCAGAAGGCATTTACATACAG CCATCTGAAGCAGAGACATTCACTAGATtgataaaacaaatgaatgaagatgGCAGACAAACAG ATGCAACTGTGAAAGTCGATTTTCTTAAGAAATGTAAGGAAGCAGGGCTTCTCGatgatttctttgaagaaatattagACAAACTTCATTTGATTCAGGAAAGACTCATGGATGAGACTACCTCAGAATCAG AATATAAAGAAATTGGAACTTCACTTCTTGACTGCAGATTGTTTGAAGATGCATTCATGAGTTTTCAAACAG aaatagagaataaaattcaTCAATCTGAAGAAAGGCGGCAGCAGCTGAAGGAAGAGATAGAGCTACTTCAGGACTTAAAACAAAGCTTGTCCTCTCTTCAAGAAAATAGGTCAAGTTCAACTTCACTATCTTCTTTGTCTCCTTAA
- the SETDB2 gene encoding histone-lysine N-methyltransferase SETDB2 isoform X4 — protein sequence MPRSLSATPVAHICGSHYVSVGHSVGKHGSGASGTVTLLQEVTEKMEKRNCALCPKDLECSVMYFARSENIAAHENCLLYSSALVECEDHDSHNADRNFDVKSVKKEIKRGSKLRCKFCGKKGATVGCEVQACLKNYHFFCAKNDNAVLQTDGSQGIYKLFCQVHAPLINTQNADFSGVKRKRGRKRRLPEGIYIQPSEAETFTRLIKQMNEDGRQTDATVKVDFLKKCKEAGLLDDFFEEILDKLHLIQERLMDETTSESEYKEIGTSLLDCRLFEDAFMSFQTEIENKIHQSEERRQQLKEEIELLQDLKQSLSSLQENRSSSTSLSSLSP from the exons ATGCCTAGAAGTTTGTCAGCTACACCTGTGGCTCACATTTGTGGCTCACACTATGTTTCTGTTGGACATTCTGTTGGAAAGCATGGGTCCGGAGCATCCGGCACAGTGACTCTCCTGCAAGAG GTtacagaaaagatggaaaaaaggaaCTGTGCACTCTGCCCCAAAGACCTCGAGTGTAGTGTCATGTATTTTGCACGATCAGAGAATATAGCTGCGCATGAAAATTGTTTG CTATATTCTTCAGCACTTGTGGAATGTGAGGATCATGATTCACATAATGCTGATAGAAATTTTGATGTGAAAtcagtaaagaaagaaatcaagagaggAAGCAAGTTG AGATGCAAATTTTGTGGTAAAAAAGGAGCCACCGTGGGATGTGAAGTACAAGCGTGTTTAAAGAATTACCACTTTTTCTGTGCCAAGAATGACAACGCAGTTCTACAAACTGATGGATCTCAAGGAATttataa ACTTTTTTGCCAAGTACATGCTCCATTGATCAACACTCAAAATG CTGATTTTTcaggagtgaaaagaaaaagaggaaggaagagacgTCTCCCAGAAGGCATTTACATACAG CCATCTGAAGCAGAGACATTCACTAGATtgataaaacaaatgaatgaagatgGCAGACAAACAG ATGCAACTGTGAAAGTCGATTTTCTTAAGAAATGTAAGGAAGCAGGGCTTCTCGatgatttctttgaagaaatattagACAAACTTCATTTGATTCAGGAAAGACTCATGGATGAGACTACCTCAGAATCAG AATATAAAGAAATTGGAACTTCACTTCTTGACTGCAGATTGTTTGAAGATGCATTCATGAGTTTTCAAACAG aaatagagaataaaattcaTCAATCTGAAGAAAGGCGGCAGCAGCTGAAGGAAGAGATAGAGCTACTTCAGGACTTAAAACAAAGCTTGTCCTCTCTTCAAGAAAATAGGTCAAGTTCAACTTCACTATCTTCTTTGTCTCCTTAA
- the SETDB2 gene encoding histone-lysine N-methyltransferase SETDB2 isoform X5 → MEPHEESTTERPAASWLQPTRGAAWAEAQDALPRPTGVFQVTEKMEKRNCALCPKDLECSVMYFARSENIAAHENCLLYSSALVECEDHDSHNADRNFDVKSVKKEIKRGSKLRCKFCGKKGATVGCEVQACLKNYHFFCAKNDNAVLQTDGSQGIYKLFCQVHAPLINTQNADFSGVKRKRGRKRRLPEGIYIQPSEAETFTRLIKQMNEDGRQTDATVKVDFLKKCKEAGLLDDFFEEILDKLHLIQERLMDETTSESEYKEIGTSLLDCRLFEDAFMSFQTEIENKIHQSEERRQQLKEEIELLQDLKQSLSSLQENRSSSTSLSSLSP, encoded by the exons ATGGAGCCCCACGAGGAGTCCACCACGGAGCGCCCCGCGGCCTCCTGGCTCCAGCCGACCCGCGGCGCCGCCTGGGCCGAGGCGCAGGACGCGCTCCCCCGCCCCACTG GTGTCTTTCAGGTtacagaaaagatggaaaaaaggaaCTGTGCACTCTGCCCCAAAGACCTCGAGTGTAGTGTCATGTATTTTGCACGATCAGAGAATATAGCTGCGCATGAAAATTGTTTG CTATATTCTTCAGCACTTGTGGAATGTGAGGATCATGATTCACATAATGCTGATAGAAATTTTGATGTGAAAtcagtaaagaaagaaatcaagagaggAAGCAAGTTG AGATGCAAATTTTGTGGTAAAAAAGGAGCCACCGTGGGATGTGAAGTACAAGCGTGTTTAAAGAATTACCACTTTTTCTGTGCCAAGAATGACAACGCAGTTCTACAAACTGATGGATCTCAAGGAATttataa ACTTTTTTGCCAAGTACATGCTCCATTGATCAACACTCAAAATG CTGATTTTTcaggagtgaaaagaaaaagaggaaggaagagacgTCTCCCAGAAGGCATTTACATACAG CCATCTGAAGCAGAGACATTCACTAGATtgataaaacaaatgaatgaagatgGCAGACAAACAG ATGCAACTGTGAAAGTCGATTTTCTTAAGAAATGTAAGGAAGCAGGGCTTCTCGatgatttctttgaagaaatattagACAAACTTCATTTGATTCAGGAAAGACTCATGGATGAGACTACCTCAGAATCAG AATATAAAGAAATTGGAACTTCACTTCTTGACTGCAGATTGTTTGAAGATGCATTCATGAGTTTTCAAACAG aaatagagaataaaattcaTCAATCTGAAGAAAGGCGGCAGCAGCTGAAGGAAGAGATAGAGCTACTTCAGGACTTAAAACAAAGCTTGTCCTCTCTTCAAGAAAATAGGTCAAGTTCAACTTCACTATCTTCTTTGTCTCCTTAA